In one window of Micromonospora cathayae DNA:
- a CDS encoding carbohydrate ABC transporter permease — translation MSTLTDTPKAAADAGETPARRRPRVDRLPYLLLLPCLAIIGVLLLWPLGQVVWMSFHRLNNVRQLRGDRAWPWVGLDNYVQILSDPFFRTVLRNTVLFAAANVVLTMILGTLVGLLLNRLSKRMATFVASCVMLAWATPALTGTIVWKWIFDDTSGLVTWLFNALPDGLSQALFGRTDWTGYGWFNSPLLFFTILTLVVVWHSFPFIAVSVLAGLKSVPSELHEAARVDGAGPWRVFWKVTFPLLRPVFGILIVLSTIWDFKVFTQQFVLAGGTQDRPTFMLSIYSYAEAFSPPPKYGLGAAIAVILTLILLVVTGLYVRMVLKQEEE, via the coding sequence GTGAGCACCCTGACCGACACACCGAAGGCCGCCGCCGACGCGGGGGAGACCCCCGCGCGGCGGCGGCCCCGGGTGGACCGCCTGCCGTACCTGCTGCTCCTGCCCTGCCTGGCGATCATCGGCGTGCTGCTGCTCTGGCCGCTCGGCCAGGTCGTGTGGATGTCGTTCCACCGGCTCAACAACGTCCGCCAACTCCGCGGTGACCGCGCGTGGCCGTGGGTCGGGCTGGACAACTACGTCCAGATCCTCAGTGACCCGTTCTTCCGGACGGTGCTGCGCAACACCGTGCTCTTCGCCGCGGCCAACGTGGTCCTCACCATGATCCTCGGCACCCTGGTCGGGCTGCTGCTCAACCGGCTGAGCAAGCGGATGGCGACCTTCGTCGCCAGTTGCGTGATGCTCGCCTGGGCGACCCCGGCGCTGACCGGCACCATCGTCTGGAAGTGGATCTTCGACGACACCAGTGGGCTGGTCACCTGGCTGTTCAACGCCCTGCCCGACGGGCTGTCCCAGGCGCTGTTCGGCCGCACCGACTGGACCGGCTACGGCTGGTTCAACTCGCCGCTGCTCTTCTTCACCATCCTCACCCTGGTGGTGGTCTGGCACTCGTTCCCGTTCATCGCGGTCAGCGTGCTCGCCGGGCTGAAGAGCGTACCGAGCGAACTGCACGAGGCGGCCCGGGTGGACGGGGCCGGACCGTGGCGGGTCTTCTGGAAGGTCACCTTCCCGCTGCTCCGACCGGTGTTCGGCATCCTGATCGTGCTCTCCACCATCTGGGACTTCAAGGTCTTCACCCAGCAGTTCGTGCTGGCCGGCGGCACCCAGGACCGGCCGACCTTCATGCTCTCCATCTACTCGTACGCGGAGGCGTTCTCGCCGCCGCCGAAGTACGGTCTCGGCGCGGCCATCGCGGTGATCCTGACCCTGATCCTGCTCGTGGTCACCGGCCTCTACGTCCGCATGGTGCTCAAGCAGGAGGAGGAGTGA
- a CDS encoding sugar ABC transporter substrate-binding protein, giving the protein MNRWKRLAPVTAVVASAAMLIAGCGGSDDTEAADNSKLTVWMMGEGSEAQTAFLDGVEAEFKKKHPETDVVVQYIPWLEAPKKFQAALAGGEGPDITELGNTETQGWAAQEALADISGRMDGWADGKDILPDLVRNAQLDGKQYGVPWYAGVRAIYYRTDWFAEAGVKPPTNWDELVAAAKAVQAKKPGTYGLALPGNSELPFYSFLWSTGAEIATKEGDTWKSGYNTPQAQQAVKFWTDLVTVHKVAPPAAAGWNEIDARTQFATGKAAMAFAGSWQQGAIKKDNPEIEKVWGTFPIPGPDGKPAPAFAGGSDLALWQDSERKDLAWDYLTVLLNKKNAKTFADSLGFFPVYSDLVQGGGYADDKVMAAFATTLQNTKLTPLTPKWVEVSRTKTTTQAMNSSVIKGQKTVEQATADAAAEMESILNAK; this is encoded by the coding sequence GTGAACAGGTGGAAGCGGCTGGCTCCGGTCACCGCCGTCGTGGCCTCGGCCGCGATGCTGATCGCCGGTTGTGGCGGCTCCGACGACACCGAGGCTGCCGACAACAGCAAGCTGACGGTCTGGATGATGGGCGAGGGAAGCGAGGCGCAGACCGCCTTCCTCGACGGCGTCGAGGCCGAGTTCAAGAAGAAGCACCCCGAGACCGACGTGGTGGTCCAGTACATCCCGTGGCTCGAGGCGCCGAAGAAGTTCCAGGCCGCCCTCGCCGGCGGTGAGGGCCCGGACATCACCGAGCTGGGCAACACCGAGACCCAGGGCTGGGCGGCGCAGGAGGCGCTGGCCGACATCAGCGGCCGGATGGACGGCTGGGCCGACGGCAAGGACATCCTGCCCGACCTGGTACGCAACGCCCAGCTCGACGGCAAGCAGTACGGCGTCCCCTGGTACGCGGGCGTGCGGGCCATCTACTACCGCACCGACTGGTTCGCCGAGGCCGGCGTCAAGCCGCCGACGAACTGGGACGAGTTGGTCGCCGCCGCCAAGGCGGTCCAGGCCAAGAAGCCGGGCACCTACGGCCTCGCCCTGCCCGGCAACTCCGAGCTGCCGTTCTACTCCTTCCTGTGGAGCACCGGCGCGGAGATCGCCACCAAGGAGGGCGACACCTGGAAGTCCGGCTACAACACGCCGCAGGCCCAGCAGGCGGTCAAGTTCTGGACCGACCTGGTGACCGTGCACAAGGTCGCCCCGCCGGCCGCCGCCGGCTGGAACGAGATCGACGCCCGGACGCAGTTCGCCACCGGCAAGGCGGCGATGGCCTTCGCCGGTAGCTGGCAGCAGGGCGCGATCAAGAAGGACAACCCCGAGATCGAGAAGGTCTGGGGCACGTTCCCGATCCCCGGCCCGGACGGCAAGCCCGCCCCCGCCTTCGCCGGTGGCTCCGACCTTGCGCTCTGGCAGGACAGCGAGCGCAAGGACCTCGCCTGGGACTACCTCACCGTGCTGCTGAACAAGAAGAACGCCAAGACGTTCGCCGACAGCCTCGGCTTCTTCCCGGTCTACTCCGACCTGGTGCAGGGCGGTGGGTACGCCGACGACAAGGTGATGGCCGCGTTCGCCACCACGTTGCAGAACACGAAGCTCACCCCGCTCACCCCGAAGTGGGTGGAGGTCAGCCGGACCAAGACCACCACCCAGGCGATGAACAGCTCGGTGATCAAGGGCCAGAAGACGGTGGAGCAGGCCACCGCCGACGCGGCCGCCGAGATGGAAAGCATCCTCAACGCCAAGTGA
- a CDS encoding GlsB/YeaQ/YmgE family stress response membrane protein, translating into MELTVWGIITALIVGLIVGALGRLVVPGRQNMPIWLHMLIGVGAALLGTIVARAAGFATTAGIDWRELLLQVAFAAIAVALVAGVGRRRHVTHR; encoded by the coding sequence GTGGAGCTCACCGTCTGGGGAATCATCACTGCGCTCATCGTTGGTCTCATCGTCGGCGCGCTCGGCCGTCTGGTCGTCCCGGGCCGGCAGAACATGCCGATCTGGCTGCACATGCTGATCGGTGTCGGTGCCGCGCTGCTGGGCACGATCGTGGCCCGCGCCGCCGGGTTCGCCACCACCGCCGGCATCGACTGGCGGGAGCTGCTGCTCCAGGTCGCCTTCGCCGCCATCGCCGTGGCGCTGGTCGCCGGTGTCGGACGTCGCCGCCACGTCACCCACCGGTAA
- the lepA gene encoding translation elongation factor 4, protein MPPTLDSGANAPGATDPGRIRNFCIIAHIDHGKSTLADRMLQLTGVVDPRQMRAQYLDRMDIERERGITIKSQAVRMPWTIREGDQAGEHAVLNMIDTPGHVDFTYEVSRSLAACEGAVLLVDAAQGIEAQTLANLYLALENDLHVIPVLNKIDLPAAQPEKYAEELAHLIGCQPEDCIRVSGKTGDGVPYLLDEIVRQFKPPVGVADAPARAMIFDSVYDVYRGVVTYVRVIDGRISARDRIKMMSTGAVHELLEIGVISPEMQKADALGVGEVGYLITGVKDVRQSRVGDTVTINSRPATEALGGYKDPKPMVYSGLYPIDGSDYPNLRDALDKLKLNDAALTYEPETSGALGFGFRCGFLGLLHLEIIRERLEREFNLDLISTAPNVVYRAIQEDGVEVVVTNPSEYPTGKIAEVYEPTVRATVLTPNDYVGAVMELCQGRRGNLLGMDYLSADRVELRYTLPLAEIIFDFFDQLKSRTKGYASLDYEPSGEQASELVKVDILLHGEPVDAFSAIVHKDKAYNYGVTIAAKLRNLIPRQQFEVPIQAAIGSRVIARETIRAIRKDVLAKCYGGDISRKRKLLEKQKEGKKRMKMVGRVEVPQEAFIAALSSDSGDGKAAGKK, encoded by the coding sequence GTGCCACCGACGCTCGATTCCGGCGCGAACGCTCCTGGTGCCACCGACCCGGGGCGGATCAGGAACTTCTGCATCATCGCCCACATCGACCACGGCAAGTCGACCCTGGCCGACCGGATGTTGCAGCTCACCGGGGTGGTCGATCCACGGCAGATGCGTGCCCAGTACCTCGACCGGATGGACATCGAGCGTGAGCGGGGCATCACGATCAAGAGCCAGGCCGTCCGGATGCCGTGGACGATCCGGGAGGGCGACCAGGCCGGCGAGCACGCCGTGCTCAACATGATCGACACCCCGGGGCACGTCGACTTCACGTACGAGGTGTCCCGGTCGCTGGCCGCCTGCGAGGGTGCCGTGCTGCTGGTCGACGCCGCGCAGGGCATCGAGGCGCAGACCCTGGCGAACCTCTACCTGGCGCTCGAGAACGACCTGCACGTCATCCCGGTGCTCAACAAGATCGACCTGCCGGCCGCCCAGCCGGAGAAGTACGCCGAGGAACTGGCCCACCTGATCGGCTGCCAGCCGGAGGACTGCATCCGGGTCTCCGGCAAGACCGGTGACGGGGTGCCGTACCTGCTCGACGAGATCGTCCGGCAGTTCAAGCCGCCGGTCGGCGTGGCCGACGCGCCGGCCCGCGCGATGATCTTCGACTCGGTGTACGACGTGTACCGGGGCGTGGTCACCTACGTCCGGGTGATCGACGGCCGGATCAGCGCCCGGGACCGGATCAAGATGATGTCCACCGGCGCGGTGCACGAGCTGCTGGAGATCGGGGTGATCTCTCCGGAGATGCAGAAGGCCGACGCGCTCGGGGTCGGTGAGGTGGGGTATCTGATCACCGGGGTGAAGGACGTCCGGCAGTCCCGGGTGGGTGACACGGTCACCATCAACTCGCGGCCGGCGACCGAGGCGCTCGGCGGGTACAAGGACCCGAAGCCGATGGTCTACTCGGGCCTCTATCCGATCGACGGCTCGGACTACCCGAACCTGCGGGACGCGCTGGACAAGCTCAAGCTCAACGACGCCGCGCTGACGTACGAGCCGGAGACCTCGGGCGCGCTCGGCTTCGGCTTCCGCTGCGGCTTCCTGGGCCTGCTCCACCTGGAGATCATCCGGGAGCGGCTGGAGCGCGAGTTCAACCTCGACCTGATCTCCACCGCGCCGAACGTGGTGTACCGCGCCATCCAGGAGGACGGCGTGGAGGTGGTGGTCACCAACCCGAGCGAGTACCCCACCGGCAAGATCGCCGAGGTGTACGAGCCGACGGTGCGGGCCACCGTGCTCACCCCGAACGACTACGTCGGCGCGGTGATGGAGCTGTGCCAGGGCCGCCGGGGCAACCTGCTCGGCATGGACTACCTCTCCGCCGACCGGGTGGAGCTGCGCTACACGCTGCCCCTGGCGGAGATCATCTTCGACTTCTTCGACCAGCTCAAGAGCCGGACCAAGGGGTACGCCTCGCTGGACTACGAGCCCTCCGGCGAGCAGGCGTCCGAACTGGTGAAGGTGGACATCCTCCTGCACGGCGAGCCGGTCGACGCGTTCAGCGCGATCGTGCACAAGGACAAGGCGTACAACTACGGGGTCACCATCGCGGCGAAGCTGCGCAACCTGATCCCGCGCCAGCAGTTCGAGGTGCCGATCCAGGCGGCCATCGGTAGCCGGGTGATCGCCCGGGAGACGATCCGGGCGATCCGTAAGGACGTGCTCGCCAAGTGCTACGGCGGTGACATCAGCCGGAAGCGCAAGCTGCTGGAGAAGCAGAAGGAGGGCAAGAAGCGGATGAAGATGGTCGGCCGGGTGGAGGTACCCCAGGAGGCCTTCATCGCCGCGCTCTCCTCCGACTCCGGCGACGGCAAGGCCGCCGGGAAGAAGTAG
- a CDS encoding DUF4240 domain-containing protein, with translation MRTDDFWQLIDQARAGAPGDADAVAARAVELLADRDPADIVGYARHQQRVLAASYRVDLWGAAYLINGGASDDGFEYFRGWLMTQGRAVFAGAVADPDSLAELPRVRSAALSGEEFECEDMLAVPWDAYRKATATDLPAERDPVRPPDLNDFWDFDDEEEARRRLPRLAALFVEPPVE, from the coding sequence ATGAGGACCGACGACTTCTGGCAGTTGATCGACCAGGCGCGGGCGGGCGCGCCGGGGGACGCCGACGCGGTCGCCGCCCGCGCGGTCGAGCTGCTCGCCGACCGGGATCCGGCGGACATCGTCGGGTACGCCCGTCACCAGCAGCGGGTGCTCGCCGCCTCCTACCGGGTCGACCTGTGGGGCGCGGCGTACCTGATCAACGGGGGTGCCTCGGACGACGGCTTCGAGTACTTCCGGGGTTGGTTGATGACCCAGGGCCGGGCGGTGTTCGCCGGGGCGGTCGCCGACCCGGACTCGCTGGCCGAGCTGCCGCGGGTCCGGTCCGCCGCGCTCAGCGGCGAGGAGTTCGAGTGCGAGGACATGCTGGCGGTGCCGTGGGACGCGTACCGGAAGGCGACCGCGACGGACCTGCCGGCGGAGCGTGACCCGGTCCGCCCGCCGGACCTGAACGACTTCTGGGACTTCGACGACGAGGAGGAGGCCCGCCGTCGGCTGCCCCGACTGGCCGCCCTCTTCGTGGAGCCGCCCGTCGAGTGA
- a CDS encoding DUF4240 domain-containing protein gives MLALDDFWSLVEGSAAATDHPDGRLAWLTDQLAARPAPEVVDFAVRLDEVRRRADTWALWDAALRICGGLCSDDGFHYFQAWLVGLGRQTFERVVADPDALADVPQVRRLAGRRTADWADEEWPDWECLDYVARTAYERLTREPDGLDGAVDARGVERSFSPDPPGEAEDLRDPAAFARRFPRLAELFPVNRSVTGPFCQTATP, from the coding sequence GTGCTAGCTCTTGACGACTTCTGGTCCCTGGTGGAGGGCTCCGCGGCGGCCACCGACCACCCGGACGGGCGGTTGGCCTGGCTGACCGACCAGCTCGCCGCCCGGCCGGCCCCGGAGGTGGTCGACTTCGCCGTCCGGCTGGACGAGGTGCGCCGCCGGGCCGACACCTGGGCGCTCTGGGACGCCGCCCTGCGGATCTGCGGCGGCCTCTGCTCCGACGACGGATTCCACTACTTCCAGGCGTGGCTGGTGGGGCTCGGTCGGCAGACCTTCGAGCGGGTGGTCGCCGACCCGGACGCGCTCGCCGACGTGCCGCAGGTACGCCGACTCGCCGGCCGGCGCACCGCCGACTGGGCCGACGAGGAGTGGCCGGACTGGGAGTGCCTGGACTACGTGGCCCGTACCGCGTACGAGCGGCTCACCCGGGAGCCGGACGGGCTGGACGGGGCGGTCGACGCGCGCGGTGTCGAGCGGAGTTTCTCGCCCGACCCGCCGGGCGAGGCGGAGGACCTGCGGGACCCGGCCGCGTTCGCCCGCCGGTTCCCGCGGCTCGCCGAGCTGTTCCCCGTCAACCGGTCGGTGACCGGCCCGTTCTGTCAGACTGCCACCCCATGA
- a CDS encoding phosphotransferase family protein, producing the protein MPAVSLPPVPYHATADRPAWETLPAGLRTAVEERLGGPVRSARVAPAGFTRGFAGVLGTAEGGTVFVKAAPVDRQPQLVDWYAREAAILDRLPAGLPAPRPRWTLYAAGWFALGLDAVDGRIPRLPWPPDDLAATLTAYAEVVTALATPPAALVELGLPRLTDLARDDLSWWREVAAGREPRPDLPPAVAARLPDLVALEALLPGYAETTGLTHGDLRLDNVLIDRSGHAWLCDWTWLCHGPAWFDLAGLLLTGYASGLAVDALFADHPAAAGAPPDALDAALAALSGYFLTSADALSATDAPPRTASRHLRAHQRYSGELALGWLADRQGWH; encoded by the coding sequence GTGCCCGCCGTCTCGTTGCCCCCGGTGCCGTACCACGCCACCGCCGACCGGCCGGCCTGGGAGACGCTGCCGGCCGGACTGCGTACCGCGGTCGAGGAGCGGCTCGGCGGGCCGGTCCGGTCGGCCCGGGTCGCCCCGGCCGGTTTCACCAGGGGTTTCGCCGGGGTGCTCGGCACCGCCGAGGGCGGCACGGTGTTCGTCAAGGCGGCCCCGGTGGACCGGCAGCCCCAACTGGTCGACTGGTACGCCCGGGAAGCCGCGATCCTGGACCGGCTGCCCGCCGGACTGCCCGCGCCCCGGCCCCGCTGGACCCTGTACGCGGCCGGCTGGTTCGCGCTCGGCCTGGACGCCGTCGACGGGCGGATCCCCCGGCTGCCCTGGCCCCCCGACGACCTGGCCGCCACCCTCACCGCGTACGCCGAGGTCGTCACCGCCCTGGCCACGCCCCCGGCCGCGCTGGTCGAGCTGGGCCTGCCCCGGCTGACCGACCTGGCCCGCGACGACCTGTCCTGGTGGCGGGAGGTGGCCGCCGGCCGGGAGCCCCGTCCGGACCTGCCGCCCGCCGTCGCGGCGCGGCTGCCGGACCTGGTCGCGCTGGAGGCACTGCTGCCCGGGTACGCGGAGACGACCGGACTCACCCACGGTGACCTGCGGTTGGACAACGTCCTGATCGACCGTTCGGGCCACGCGTGGCTGTGCGACTGGACCTGGCTCTGCCACGGGCCGGCCTGGTTCGACCTGGCCGGCCTGCTGCTCACCGGGTACGCCAGCGGCCTGGCCGTCGACGCCCTCTTCGCGGACCATCCGGCGGCGGCCGGCGCGCCCCCGGACGCCCTGGACGCCGCCCTGGCCGCGCTGTCCGGGTACTTCCTCACCTCCGCCGACGCGCTCTCCGCCACCGACGCGCCGCCGCGCACCGCCTCCCGGCACCTGCGGGCGCACCAGCGCTACAGCGGTGAGCTGGCCCTCGGCTGGCTCGCCGACCGGCAGGGCTGGCACTGA